From the genome of Pseudomonadota bacterium, one region includes:
- a CDS encoding class I SAM-dependent methyltransferase, protein MARKSRSAAVRVRLPYFDTLFERIAVASDDPFVKALGTRHVHWGYYGTPGEADDSIQCLIEAQDALTERMVNVARVDPQQPLLDVGCGFGGTIAYLNERLGGISVTGLNIELRQLQRARQLIEERGGNDLSFVQGDACLLPFRDHSFGFVMAVECIFHFPSRLRFLKEARRVLNPGGRLVISDFVPFAPAALPLALWLLAHTRAMSRFYGSFNYCSPGSVTGYRLLARHCGFRLVHNEDITENTLPTYKALLRILGIIGHRGAERATRYAAWVSEVGWVRYRILAFEAT, encoded by the coding sequence ATGGCCCGAAAATCTCGGAGCGCAGCCGTTCGCGTCCGGCTGCCCTATTTCGATACCCTGTTCGAACGCATCGCAGTGGCATCCGATGACCCTTTCGTCAAGGCCCTCGGGACCCGTCATGTGCACTGGGGCTACTACGGTACGCCCGGTGAAGCCGATGACTCGATCCAATGCCTCATTGAAGCCCAGGATGCCTTGACCGAACGTATGGTAAACGTGGCTAGGGTCGACCCACAACAACCGCTCCTCGACGTGGGTTGTGGCTTCGGGGGTACAATAGCGTACCTAAACGAGCGCTTGGGGGGCATCAGCGTCACCGGATTGAACATCGAGCTCAGACAACTACAACGCGCGCGCCAACTCATCGAGGAACGAGGCGGAAATGATCTAAGCTTTGTGCAGGGCGATGCTTGTCTATTGCCTTTCAGAGATCATAGCTTCGGCTTCGTTATGGCCGTTGAGTGCATCTTTCATTTTCCTAGCCGCTTACGCTTTCTTAAAGAAGCGCGCCGGGTTTTGAATCCGGGCGGCCGATTAGTCATATCCGATTTTGTCCCTTTTGCTCCCGCAGCCCTACCCTTGGCGCTCTGGCTCCTGGCGCACACGCGCGCAATGAGCCGATTTTATGGATCGTTCAATTATTGTTCGCCCGGCTCGGTGACGGGATATCGGCTACTGGCCCGTCACTGCGGTTTCCGGCTGGTCCACAATGAAGACATCACCGAAAACACCTTGCCGACTTACAAGGCACTCCTGCGCATCCTCGGCATCATTGGCCATCGAGGCGCGGAGCGCGCGACGCGGTATGCCGCATGGGTCAGCGAAGTGGGATGGGTCCGTTATCGAATCCTCGCTTTTGAGGCGACCTAA
- the trpC gene encoding indole-3-glycerol phosphate synthase TrpC, whose protein sequence is MLLHKREEVAARKVGCTFDEVRARARDAGAARGFTAAIRERIASGRPAVIAELKRASPSRGIIREDFQPAPIAMSYARAGAACLSVLTDSLFFQGTDPHLKEARAACALPVLRKDFVIDPYQVYEARALGADCILLIVAALNDRQLRELSALACEIGLDVLVEIHDREELERGLMLRTPLIGINNRDLRTFTTDLQTTIRLLVDVLDDRIVVTESGIRTPEDVRLMRRHGVNAFLVGETFMAAPDPGEKLKELFQPLQSE, encoded by the coding sequence ATCCTACTCCATAAACGGGAAGAAGTTGCGGCGCGTAAGGTAGGTTGTACGTTCGATGAGGTTCGTGCGCGCGCCAGGGATGCCGGCGCGGCGCGTGGTTTCACCGCGGCGATCCGCGAGCGCATCGCGTCCGGACGCCCGGCGGTCATCGCGGAGCTGAAACGGGCATCGCCTAGCCGTGGGATTATACGAGAGGATTTTCAGCCCGCGCCGATCGCGATGAGTTATGCACGCGCTGGCGCTGCGTGCTTGTCGGTGTTGACGGATAGTCTTTTTTTTCAAGGCACCGATCCGCACTTAAAGGAGGCGCGCGCGGCGTGCGCGCTGCCGGTCTTGAGAAAAGACTTCGTCATCGACCCTTATCAGGTGTACGAAGCGAGAGCCCTTGGCGCCGATTGCATTTTGCTGATCGTGGCGGCGTTAAACGACCGGCAGTTGCGGGAGCTGTCCGCTTTGGCGTGCGAGATCGGGCTCGATGTGCTCGTTGAGATTCACGATCGCGAGGAACTCGAACGGGGGCTCATGCTGCGTACGCCCCTGATCGGTATTAACAATCGCGATTTGCGCACATTCACGACCGATCTGCAGACCACTATCCGGCTCCTGGTCGATGTTCTGGATGATCGCATCGTCGTCACCGAAAGCGGGATCCGCACGCCCGAGGACGTACGGTTGATGCGGCGCCATGGGGTCAACGCCTTCCTTGTCGGTGAAACCTTCATGGCGGCGCCGGATCCGGGCGAGA